In Gemmata obscuriglobus, a single genomic region encodes these proteins:
- a CDS encoding immunity 49 family protein produces the protein MFVPQHAVKLDLADSRRRYEFEAEAVQKRLEILRDPSRVDLLTSLAHSAEVTYHHGLLISAAPRVCAWALAVAARANTAAFVFSDLKASPRPWRLDNGPPYSFYERVDESSVHSGRWVDAISQAVVARQVDCLIELRPIAYDALRRSSSRSSDPERDRHRVEQHRALAEAALDPDRPLAPDYLIHAAAARPAKVRPINRRIGEANDRMVNALDVQDAAKFNAALAESLELRRTAFADLPEETKGNHTALWPLGLIALVVLAHDRGIPIEVESDYLPRPWVTGELFQESAAS, from the coding sequence ATGTTCGTCCCTCAACACGCCGTCAAGCTCGACCTTGCCGACAGCCGGCGACGGTACGAGTTTGAGGCCGAAGCGGTCCAAAAAAGGCTGGAGATCCTCCGCGACCCGAGCCGGGTCGATCTCCTGACCTCTCTCGCCCACTCGGCCGAGGTGACGTACCACCACGGTCTGCTGATTAGTGCCGCCCCGCGTGTGTGCGCCTGGGCGCTGGCCGTGGCTGCGCGAGCCAACACCGCCGCGTTCGTTTTCTCTGATCTCAAGGCATCGCCGCGGCCCTGGCGACTAGACAACGGGCCACCATACAGCTTCTATGAACGAGTCGACGAAAGTTCCGTTCACTCTGGCCGGTGGGTGGACGCCATTAGCCAAGCCGTCGTCGCGCGGCAAGTGGACTGTTTGATCGAACTGCGGCCAATCGCTTACGACGCCCTCCGCCGTTCGTCCTCCCGCAGTTCGGACCCGGAGCGCGACCGGCACCGCGTCGAGCAGCACCGCGCTCTTGCCGAGGCCGCCCTTGACCCCGACCGACCGCTTGCCCCCGATTACCTGATTCACGCCGCTGCGGCGCGGCCGGCGAAGGTCCGCCCCATCAACCGGCGGATTGGGGAGGCGAACGACCGGATGGTAAATGCCCTCGACGTTCAGGATGCCGCCAAATTCAACGCGGCCTTGGCCGAATCGCTCGAGTTACGGCGGACGGCATTCGCGGACCTGCCCGAGGAGACGAAGGGGAACCACACGGCGCTGTGGCCGCTCGGGCTGATCGCTCTCGTTGTGCTGGCCCATGATCGAGGGATCCCAATCGAGGTCGAGTCCGACTATCTGCCTCGCCCGTGGGTGACCGGTGAGCTGTTCCAGGAGTCCGCCGCATCGTAA